A region from the Spirochaeta thermophila DSM 6192 genome encodes:
- a CDS encoding 4Fe-4S binding protein, protein MAIKVVPHRCPQNHQCPAVRMCPRGALVQRGYRAPQVDPSRCTGCGLCVRFCGFGAIQPA, encoded by the coding sequence ATGGCGATCAAGGTCGTACCGCACAGGTGTCCGCAGAACCACCAGTGCCCGGCGGTGAGGATGTGCCCACGAGGGGCGCTCGTGCAGCGGGGATACCGTGCACCCCAGGTGGATCCCTCACGGTGCACGGGGTGTGGACTATGCGTGCGGTTCTGTGGGTTCGGCGCGATACAGCCTGCGTGA